In the Topomyia yanbarensis strain Yona2022 chromosome 3, ASM3024719v1, whole genome shotgun sequence genome, one interval contains:
- the LOC131688000 gene encoding uncharacterized protein LOC131688000: MPSKKVGNKSAKIPPPTNVSCNMYNSPDNSRMVQCDDCNKWYHYSCVHVDEGIADYDWCCDECVTKKSQPAGTSTPVSSNGQELAVTIVDESLTVAPTTKATNVGDNALSATGATGPTLQCTDNSDNAKLRQEIEKLRCMFQTQRTNFEHQINMLEEQKNTSMNERIYKLQAQWSMRENQLQKEIALLKRKPDNVAIETKSQSETKSIVSSKRTTKDRERRLIALKERQALEMRHLEEQLVLMEECSSEYEFANEEEENISCKEKVDKWLENGPHPDTSIAPTPVCSDILSVTSKRNTNSNRSTTGNYSQHARALSKNQLAARQAVSKDLPTFSGDPEDWPLFFATFESSTAMCGYTNEENIFRLRRCLKDKAFDATRSLLLHPDNVGTVMSTLKTLFGRPNLIVGAMIQKIRDIPPPRIEKLNTMINFGVSVQNLCATIQACELDEYYYNVTILQELEEKLPPTVKLSWALTRKPIRRVKLTDFNEWLKTIVEAACEVTTPDVDIVGKTEKKKNQGFLNVHSKCLSESPREPATDDCIVCKSDCETVARCKRFLSMNVDMRWKVLRACKLCRRCLRKHFTSCDAKDPCGQNGCTFLHHKLLHNDTKHRDARLAPPSPLTDLNQCCNIHRSGVGSVFFRYVPVIIKGKGKSIATFAFLDDGSSSTLMEQELYNELGLEGTPQPLCLNWTGGTSRWEKNSVKLSVDISSVHSPDKQYRLSGVHTVAELRLPEQTLSIEDLSQRYKHLEGLPIQSYSRIAPRILIGMNNCRLGHVLDSREGRDNEPSAAKTRLGWIVYGPCFSSSQPNTIIDHAVHRSYHICACNKGHDEDLHAAVKEYFALDSIGIISPRKILQSKEDERAIRLLEQCTTLKNGRYESGLLWKYNDVRLPNSRSMALTRTKCLEKRMEREPELASMLKSKISEYEEKGYVRKLTSTELKIHRNRVWYLPVFPVVNPNKPGKIRIVWDAAAEVRGISLNSQLLKGPDLLNSLVSVLYMFREYKIAITADIREMFHQVRMNENDQHCQRFFWPAEEPGGKPHEYIMTVLSFGATCSPATTEYCMNLNAQRFAKEFPRAVEAITKQHYVDDMLTSVEEVEQAVKLAKEVRHIHSHAGFEIRNWHSNSDHLLNKLDAKPHVETSLSIDSETAIEKILGMWWDTKTDCFTFKLSPRHDGDLLSGRKIPTKRELLRTLMTIFDPLGLFANLLMYLKVLLQEVWRSGVGWDEKISGNLLDKWRVWLRVLPGVQSVAVPRCYRKHTSASDETTTIELHTFVDASESGYAAVSYFRFEEGDEIECAIAGAKTRVAPLKFVTIPRLELQAAVLGARLAKSIVEHHKRPIVKRYFYTDSKDVMHWINSDHRRYSQFVAARVSEILESTTTTEWYWISTKLNVADEGTKWQKLPDLSPNSRWFRSPEFLWTNKINWPTHCNSFGSTDEELRPTVLHHNAYASIIAWERFSKWNRLLRSAAWVQRYVSNLQRQSRSEGLQYGPLSHEELKRAEMCIYRLAQKEMFPKDYSLASHPIKANTQKRLKEKVSCPNYIP, encoded by the coding sequence ATGccatcaaagaaagttggcaACAAATCGGCGAAGATTCCGCCGCCGACGAACGTGAGCTGCAATATGTACAATTCTCCGGACAATAGTCGAATGGTGCAGTGCGACGACTGCAACAAGTGGTATCACTACAGCTGTGTACATGTAGATGAAGGGATCGCTGATTACGACTGGTGCTGTGACGAATGCGTGACGAAAAAGTCCCAGCCAGCGGGAACTTCAACTCCAGTCTCCTCTAATGGGCAGGAGCTGGCTGTCACCATCGTAGATGAATCATTGACGGTCGCGCCAACAACAAAAGCTACTAACGTTGGTGATAACGCTCTATCTGCCACCGGGGCCACAGGGCCAACGCTACAATGTACGGATAATAGTGACAACGCAAAACTACGTCAAGAAATCGAAAAATTACGCTGCATGTTTCAGACACAGCGTACCAATTTTGAACATCAGATCAATATGCTAGAGGAGCAGAAAAACACATCGATGAACGAGCGGATCTACAAACTCCAAGCACAATGGAGTATGCGTGAGAATCAGCTACAAAAGGAGATCGCACTTCTCAAGCGAAAGCCTGACAATGTTGCTATAGAGACAAAGTCACAGAGTGAAACAAAGTCAATCGTGTCATCAAAACGAACGACAAAAGACCGTGAACGTCGTCTAATAGCTCTAAAAGAACGGCAAGCTTTGGAAATGAGACACCTTGAAGAACAACTCGTGCTGATGGAAGAATGCAGTAGTGAATACGAGTTCGCAAACGAAGAAGAGGAAAATATCAGCTGTAAGGAGAAAGTTGATAAATGGTTGGAGAACGGACCTCACCCCGATACTTCCATAGCTCCTACGCCGGTCTGCTCCGACATACTATCCGTTACTTCAAAGAGAAACACGAATAGCAACCGCAGTACGACCGGTAACTATTCTCAACACGCGCGGGCTCTCTCAAAAAACCAACTGGCTGCACGGCAAGCCGTATCTAAAGATCTACCAACCTTCTCCGGAGATCCTGAGGATTGGCCCCTATTTTTTGCCACATTCGAGAGTAGCACTGCAATGTGCGGGTATACCAACGAGGAGAACATATTTCGCCTAAGACGCTGTCTAAAAGACAAAGCCTTCGATGCAACGCGAAGCTTGCTGCTACACCCAGACAATGTGGGTACGGTGATGTCTACGCTGAAAACCTTGTTCGGGCGACCTAACCTTATCGTTGGGGCAATGATCCAGAAGATTCGAGACATACCACCACCGAGAATCGAAAAACTGAATACAATGATCAATTTCGGCGTATCAGTACAGAACTTATGCGCTACTATACAGGCCTGCGAGTTAGACGAGTATTACTACAACGTAACAATCCTTCAGGAACTAGAAGAAAAACTTCCACCAACAGTTAAACTTAGCTGGGCGCTAACCCGCAAACCTATTCGGAGAGTGAAACTCACAGATTTTAATGAATGGCTTAAAACAATCGTGGAAGCTGCTTGTGAAGTTACTACCCCGGACGTGGACATAGTCGGGAAAACAGAGAAGAAGAAGAATCAAGGATTTTTAAACGTTCACTCCAAGTGTCTGTCGGAAAGCCCGCGTGAGCCAGCGACAGATGATTGTATCGTCTGCAAATCGGATTGCGAGACCGTTGCCAGATGCAAACGTTTTTTGTCTATGAACGTAGATATGCGCTGGAAAGTATTAAGAGCCTGCAAACTTTGTCGTAGGTGCCTAAGAAAGCATTTCACGTCCTGCGACGCCAAAGATCCATGTGGGCAAAATGGTTGCACATTTTTACATCACAAATTGTTGCACAATGATACCAAGCACAGGGACGCAAGATTAGCGCCACCCTCTCCACTTACAGATTTAAATCAGTGTTGCAACATTCATCGCAGTGGCGTCGGTTCCGTATTCTTTCGGTACGTACCGGTTATTATAAAAGGAAAAGGGAAATCAATTGCAACGTTTGCGTTCCTTGATGATGGGTCATCATCAACCCTGATGGAACAAGAGCTTTACAACGAACTAGGCTTGGAAGGAACCCCCCAGCCACTCTGCCTGAATTGGACGGGTGGAACCAGTAGGTGGGAAAAGAACTCGGTTAAGCTTTCGGTCGACATATCAAGTGTGCACAGCCCTGATAAACAATATCGCCTATCCGGAGTTCATACAGTCGCAGAACTCAGACTACCAGAACAGACATTGTCGATCGAAGATCTGAGTCAGAGATATAAGCACCTCGAAGGACTTCCTATTCAATCATATTCCAGAATCGCTCCCAGAATATTAATCGGGATGAACAACTGTCGACTCGGGCATGTACTAGATAGTAGAGAAGGCAGAGATAACGAGCCTTCAGCAGCTAAAACTCGACTGGGTTGGATTGTATACGGTCCGTGCTTCAGCTCATCACAACCAAATACAATTATCGATCACGCCGTTCATCGTTCGTATCATATCTGTGCTTGTAACAAAGGCCATGACGAGGACTTACACGCAGCCGTTAAAGAGTACTTCGCTTTAGACAGTATAGGAATAATTTCACCCCGCAAAATTCTACAATCAAAGGAGGATGAGCGCGCCATACGTTTACTTGAACAGTGCACCACTCTAAAGAACGGAAGATACGAAAGCGGTCTTCTTTGGAAGTACAACGACGTCCGGCTTCCGAACTCCAGATCAATGGCACTCACGAGAACGAAATGTCTAGAGAAACGAATGGAACGTGAACCAGAACTAGCCAGTATGCTCAAATCTAAAATAAGCGAATATGAGGAGAAAGGTTATGTACGAAAGTTGACCTCTACAGAACTGAAAATTCATCGCAATCGAGTGTGGTATCTACCGGTTTTTCCGGTCGTCAACCCAAACAAACCAGGCAAGATTCGCATTGTCTGGGATGCAGCAGCGGAGGTCCGCGGAATATCTCTGAACTCGCAACTTTTGAAAGGACCCGACCTACTCAATTCTCTAGTTTCGGTACTGTATATGTTTCGAGAATATAAGATCGCCATTACAGCGGACATACGCGAGATGTTCCACCAAGTGAGAATGAACGAGAATGATCAACACTGCCAGAGATTTTTTTGGCCCGCCGAAGAACCCGGAGGCAAGCCTCATGAATATATTATGACCGTCCTGAGCTTCGGGGCAACCTGCTCCCCAGCCACAACCGAATACTGCATGAACCTTAATGCCCAGCGATTCGCCAAAGAATTCCCACGTGCTGTAGAGGCCATCACGAAACAGCACTATGTGGACGATATGCTGACGAGCGTGGAGGAAGTCGAACAGGCCGTTAAGCTGGCGAAAGAAGTCCGCCACATTCATTCTCACGCAGGATTCGAGATAAGAAACTGGCACTCAAATTCCGATCACCTACTGAACAAACTTGACGCTAAACCGCACGTCGAAACGAGCCTCAGCATAGATTCAGAGACTGCCATCGAAAAAATACTCGGCATGTGGTGGGATACGAAAACAGATTGCTTCACCTTCAAGCTTTCCCCACGACACGATGGCGACCTGCTCTCGGGACGAAAAATCCCAACGAAAAGAGAACTCCTTCGAACACTGATGACTATCTTCGACCCACTGGGACTGTTCGCCAATCTCCTAATGTATCTGAAAGTGCTTTTACAGGAAGTATGGAGATCCGGTGTGGGCTGGGACGAGAAGATTAGCGGCAATCTTCTGGATAAATGGAGAGTGTGGCTTCGAGTGCTTCCAGGCGTTCAATCAGTTGCGGTACCTAGGTGCTACCGCAAACATACCTCAGCGTCCGATGAAACGACTACAATCGAACTCCACACCTTCGTAGATGCGAGTGAGAGCGGCTACGCAGCGGTGTCGTATTTCAGGTTCGAAGAAGGCGATGAAATAGAATGCGCAATAGCAGGAGCGAAAACTCGCGTAGCACCGCTAAAGTTTGTGACTATTCCCCGACTAGAACTACAGGCAGCAGTACTGGGTGCTCGACTTGCTAAAAGCATCGTGGAGCATCATAAACGTCCGATCGTAAAGCGCTACTTTTATACAGACTCAAAGGATGTCATGCACTGGATTAACTCCGACCATCGTCGGTATAGCCAATTCGTAGCTGCACGCGTGAGCGAGATACTTGAGTCTACTACAACAACCGAATGGTACTGGATTTCGACCAAACTCAATGTTGCGGACGAAGGTACAAAGTGGCAAAAGCTTCCCGACCTCTCACCGAACAGTCGCTGGTTTAGGAGTCCAGAATTCTTGTGGACAAACAAGATAAACTGGCCAACCCACTGCAACAGCTTCGGATCGACGGATGAAGAACTTCGCCCTACCGTTCTCCACCACAACGCTTACGCGTCGATAATAGCGTGGGAACGCTTCTCGAAATGGAACCGATTGTTACGCTCGGCAGCATGGGTGCAACGATACGTATCAAATCTTCAACGGCAATCAAGAAGTGAGGGTCTCCAGTACGGTCCTCTGTCTCATGAAGAGCTGAAACGAGCAGAAATGTGCATCTACCGCCTGGCCCAGAAAGAAATGTTCCCCAAAGACTATTCACTGGCTTCACACCCTATCAAAGCAAATACACAAAAGCGTCTCAAAGAAAAAGTCAGCTGTCCAAACTACATCCCATAA